The following proteins are co-located in the Telopea speciosissima isolate NSW1024214 ecotype Mountain lineage chromosome 9, Tspe_v1, whole genome shotgun sequence genome:
- the LOC122639294 gene encoding general transcription factor 3C polypeptide 6-like, with product MEGKSKETEHVEDEEEYVLLDLDDVASQVDIPPNAPYVLSGLDTLNPVLIIGDKLKLIGEYEETIGTCYVFSETDAAPVVHEETGASEANLFMGKCIEDSNQAPTKEVKPVASLQKIIKFRLSPEVDTSASAVESTDFNL from the exons ATGGAGGGGAAGTCCAAGGAAACCGAGCATgtggaggatgaagaagaataTGTTTTGCTTGATCTTGATGATGTGGCTTCCCAAGTTGACATCCCACCAAATGCGCCATATGTTCTCTCA GGCTTGGACACACTGAATCCGGTGCTGATTATAGGTGACAAACTGAAGCTG ATAGGAGAATATGAAGAAACAATTGGCACATGCTATGTTTTCTCGGAAACTG ATGCTGCTCCTGTGGTTCATGAGGAGACGGGAGCATCTGAAGCAAACCTTTTCATGGGAAAATGCATTGAAGATTCAAATCAAGCTCCAACTAAAGAAGTCAAGCCAGTTGCAAGTCTTCAAAAGATTATCAAGTTTAGATTGTCACCTGAAGTTGACACTTCAGCATCAGCAGTCGAATCGACAGATTTCAATTTGTAA